In one Haemophilus parainfluenzae genomic region, the following are encoded:
- the metC gene encoding cystathionine beta-lyase has translation MSEHHTLSTTLVHAGRKKRFTQGSVNPVVQRASSLVFETIADKKHCTKNRYKGELFYGRRGTLTHFALQDLMCEMEGGTGCYLYPCGAAAVTNAILSFVETGDHVLMTGAAYEPTQDFCNVILKKMHIDTTYYDPMIGADVAKLVQPNTKVLFLESPSSLTMEVPDIPAIVKAVREVSPEIVIMIDNTWAAGVLFKALEHGIDISIQAGTKYLVGHSDIMIGTAVANARTWDKLREHSYLMGQMVDADSAYTTARGIRTLGVRLKQHHESSLKVAKWLSEQPQVKAVYHPALPSCPGHENFKRDFTGASGLFSFELHKRLNDEELSAFMDHFELFTMAYSWGGFESLILCNQPEEIAKIRPGIERKLTGSLIRVHIGFEDTDELIADLQAGFDRIK, from the coding sequence ATGTCAGAACATCATACTTTATCGACCACACTGGTTCATGCAGGGCGTAAAAAACGTTTTACTCAAGGCTCAGTTAACCCCGTGGTTCAACGCGCATCTTCTTTAGTATTTGAGACCATTGCGGATAAAAAACATTGCACAAAAAATCGTTACAAAGGAGAACTTTTTTACGGTCGTCGTGGCACGTTAACGCACTTTGCTCTTCAAGATTTAATGTGTGAAATGGAAGGCGGGACAGGTTGTTATCTTTATCCTTGTGGGGCCGCAGCCGTAACAAATGCTATTTTATCCTTTGTGGAAACAGGCGATCATGTCTTAATGACAGGTGCGGCGTATGAGCCGACACAAGATTTTTGCAATGTGATTTTGAAAAAAATGCATATTGATACGACCTATTATGATCCCATGATAGGCGCAGATGTTGCTAAACTCGTGCAGCCAAATACAAAAGTTTTATTTTTAGAGTCACCAAGTTCTTTAACGATGGAAGTACCAGATATTCCAGCGATTGTTAAAGCGGTTCGAGAAGTAAGCCCTGAAATCGTCATTATGATCGATAATACATGGGCTGCAGGGGTATTATTTAAAGCGTTAGAGCACGGTATTGATATTTCTATTCAAGCAGGAACGAAATATTTAGTAGGGCATTCTGATATTATGATTGGTACAGCCGTGGCTAATGCACGTACTTGGGATAAATTGCGTGAGCATTCTTATTTAATGGGACAAATGGTTGACGCCGATTCTGCTTATACGACAGCACGCGGTATTCGTACCTTAGGTGTGCGATTAAAACAACATCATGAAAGTAGTTTAAAAGTGGCCAAATGGTTAAGTGAACAACCACAAGTTAAAGCAGTGTATCATCCTGCGCTACCAAGCTGTCCAGGCCATGAAAACTTTAAACGTGACTTTACCGGCGCAAGCGGTTTATTCTCTTTTGAATTACATAAACGTTTAAACGATGAAGAGCTTTCCGCCTTTATGGATCATTTTGAGCTTTTCACAATGGCTTATTCTTGGGGCGGGTTTGAATCTCTCATTTTATGCAATCAACCAGAAGAAATTGCAAAAATTCGCCCAGGTATTGAGCGTAAATTAACAGGTTCATTAATTCGTGTGCATATTGGATTTGAAGACACGGATGAATTAATTGCTGATCTTCAAGCAGGCTTTGACCGAATCAAATAA
- the mpl gene encoding UDP-N-acetylmuramate:L-alanyl-gamma-D-glutamyl-meso-diaminopimelate ligase, whose amino-acid sequence MKHIHILGICGTFMGGVAMIAKQMGYKVTGSDTNVYPPMSTFLQEQGIEIIPNYDVAQLQPAPDMVIVGNAMKRGNPCVEYVLDNALPYTSGPQWLHDHLLRNRWVLAVSGTHGKTTTTGMLTWILEQNGLKPGFLIGGIAGNFGTSARLGESEFFVIEADEYDTAFFDKRSKFVHYNPKTLIINNISFDHADIFDDLHAIQRQFHHMIRTIPSTGRVLSFADEQSVKETLNMGCWSEQQFIGKDKEWFAERITNDCSEFAVFHHGKKVAEVKWNIVGQHNMHNALMAIAAAYHAGVKIEDACHALGSFINAKRRLEVKGEVNDITVYDDFAHHPEAILATLTALRDKVGGGVRILAVLEPRSNTMKMGVHKDEIAPALGRADAVFMLQPDNIPWDVAEIAGACVQPAHYTGNIDKLVDMIVAEAKPTDQILVMSNGSFGGIHQKILDRLK is encoded by the coding sequence ATGAAACATATTCATATTTTAGGCATCTGCGGTACCTTTATGGGCGGCGTTGCGATGATTGCCAAACAAATGGGCTATAAAGTAACGGGTTCCGATACCAATGTTTACCCACCGATGAGCACTTTTTTACAAGAACAGGGCATTGAAATTATTCCTAATTATGATGTAGCTCAACTTCAGCCTGCGCCAGATATGGTGATTGTCGGAAATGCCATGAAACGCGGTAATCCTTGCGTGGAATATGTTTTGGATAATGCCTTGCCTTACACATCAGGACCTCAATGGTTACACGACCATTTATTGCGTAACCGTTGGGTGTTAGCGGTTTCAGGTACACATGGTAAAACCACAACAACGGGTATGTTGACTTGGATTTTAGAACAAAATGGGTTAAAACCAGGTTTCTTAATCGGTGGGATTGCGGGGAATTTTGGCACCTCTGCTCGTTTAGGGGAAAGTGAATTCTTTGTAATTGAAGCGGATGAGTATGATACGGCGTTCTTTGACAAGCGTTCTAAATTTGTACATTACAATCCGAAAACATTGATTATTAACAATATTAGCTTCGATCATGCTGATATCTTCGATGATCTTCATGCGATCCAGCGTCAATTCCATCATATGATCCGAACCATTCCTTCCACAGGACGCGTTCTTTCTTTTGCAGATGAACAGAGCGTGAAAGAAACCCTCAATATGGGTTGTTGGTCAGAACAGCAATTTATCGGTAAAGATAAAGAATGGTTTGCGGAACGTATTACCAATGATTGTTCAGAATTTGCTGTATTCCATCATGGTAAAAAAGTTGCTGAAGTGAAATGGAATATTGTCGGACAACACAATATGCACAATGCTTTAATGGCGATTGCGGCGGCTTACCATGCGGGTGTCAAAATTGAAGATGCATGTCATGCATTAGGTAGCTTTATCAATGCAAAACGTCGTTTAGAAGTGAAGGGGGAAGTAAACGATATTACGGTTTATGATGACTTCGCTCACCATCCAGAAGCCATTCTGGCGACACTTACTGCGTTGCGTGACAAAGTAGGTGGTGGCGTACGTATTCTTGCTGTATTAGAGCCTCGTTCAAACACCATGAAAATGGGTGTGCATAAAGATGAAATTGCACCAGCACTTGGGCGAGCTGATGCGGTGTTTATGCTACAACCAGATAATATTCCATGGGATGTAGCTGAAATTGCGGGAGCATGTGTTCAACCAGCACATTACACAGGAAATATTGATAAATTAGTGGATATGATTGTGGCTGAAGCGAAACCAACGGATCAGATTCTTGTGATGTCAAACGGTAGCTTTGGTGGCATTCATCAAAAGATTTTAGATCGATTAAAATAA
- a CDS encoding DUF2301 domain-containing membrane protein encodes MADPHIESPMDVWDKLTVIIYRTGFVIAAFSILALTWYPQQAQIGVLIAATCCASSLHIYLKHFRLTFQFATWLALLCALLGWHELALGGALVTLGGLCFKEYFCFRVPLLNLQPAFVAALWFAWVFESGWIARILSLIVGGLLLILAVQKWRMPLHFDIGDKTKYQI; translated from the coding sequence ATGGCTGATCCACATATTGAATCTCCAATGGATGTTTGGGATAAACTCACCGTCATTATTTATCGCACAGGCTTTGTGATTGCGGCATTTAGCATCTTGGCTTTAACTTGGTATCCTCAACAGGCTCAAATTGGCGTATTGATTGCAGCAACTTGTTGTGCATCATCGCTTCATATTTATTTAAAGCATTTCCGCTTAACATTTCAATTTGCCACGTGGCTTGCACTCTTATGTGCGCTTTTAGGTTGGCATGAATTAGCGTTAGGTGGTGCATTAGTCACACTGGGCGGTTTATGTTTTAAAGAATACTTCTGTTTTAGAGTACCGCTATTAAATTTACAACCTGCATTTGTCGCCGCACTTTGGTTTGCTTGGGTATTTGAGAGTGGTTGGATTGCTCGAATTTTATCGTTGATTGTCGGCGGATTATTATTAATTCTTGCTGTTCAAAAATGGCGAATGCCATTGCATTTTGATATCGGTGATAAGACAAAGTATCAAATCTAA
- the mltA gene encoding murein transglycosylase A, producing the protein MKFRQNLAVKILSVMAAVSVLASCGSAPSKVSSKNNSSLPRTATGDDPQKFGAKYSGRNYQQAILSPVASVENKGAVVNQGDFLTQLTNVRDYSSSLTNRFAANYGKITNWVLAGANVNELAQYGINPQIMKGFDGYQNVLMTGYYSPVIHARRTAQGQYQHPIYAMPSYKRYSRAEIYNGALAGQGLELAYSDSMMDNFLLGVQGSGYVDYGDGNLNYLAYAGQNGYKYQAVGRLLVEDGEIPKEKMSIQAIREWGKANPSRVRELLERNPSYVFFKNDPTGEVKGSAGVPLVPMAAVASDRNVIPSGTVLLVEVPDIDNDGNWMGTHKLHLMVALDVGGAVNGHHFDLYRGIGDQAGHIAGLSKHYGRVWVLQ; encoded by the coding sequence ATGAAATTTCGTCAAAATCTCGCCGTAAAAATACTCTCTGTAATGGCGGCAGTTTCGGTGCTTGCGTCATGTGGTTCAGCACCAAGTAAAGTCTCTTCAAAAAATAATTCTAGCTTGCCGCGTACTGCGACAGGCGATGATCCACAAAAATTTGGGGCAAAGTATAGTGGACGTAATTATCAACAAGCTATTTTAAGCCCAGTGGCATCCGTGGAGAACAAAGGTGCGGTTGTAAACCAAGGTGATTTTTTAACGCAGTTGACGAATGTTCGTGATTATTCAAGTTCATTAACAAATCGCTTTGCTGCTAATTATGGCAAAATCACTAACTGGGTACTTGCAGGAGCCAATGTGAATGAATTAGCACAATACGGCATTAACCCACAGATTATGAAAGGTTTTGATGGTTATCAAAACGTGTTAATGACAGGTTATTATTCACCTGTGATTCATGCACGCCGTACTGCACAAGGTCAATATCAACACCCAATTTATGCGATGCCAAGCTATAAACGTTATAGCCGAGCAGAAATTTATAATGGTGCATTGGCAGGACAAGGCTTAGAGCTCGCTTACAGTGATTCAATGATGGATAACTTCTTATTAGGCGTGCAGGGTAGTGGCTATGTTGATTACGGTGATGGCAATTTAAATTATTTAGCCTATGCTGGCCAAAATGGCTATAAATATCAAGCTGTTGGGCGTTTGTTGGTAGAAGATGGTGAAATTCCAAAAGAAAAAATGTCTATCCAAGCGATTCGTGAATGGGGGAAAGCAAACCCATCTCGAGTACGAGAATTGTTAGAACGTAATCCATCTTATGTTTTCTTTAAAAACGATCCAACAGGTGAAGTGAAAGGTTCTGCAGGCGTGCCTTTAGTACCTATGGCAGCAGTTGCTTCTGATCGCAATGTCATTCCTTCTGGTACCGTATTATTGGTTGAAGTGCCAGATATTGATAATGATGGTAACTGGATGGGCACGCACAAATTACACTTAATGGTGGCACTTGATGTGGGCGGCGCGGTAAATGGTCACCACTTTGACTTATATCGTGGTATTGGTGATCAAGCAGGCCATATCGCGGGTTTATCAAAACACTATGGACGCGTTTGGGTACTACAATAA
- the tcdA gene encoding tRNA cyclic N6-threonylcarbamoyladenosine(37) synthase TcdA, whose amino-acid sequence MARVDNYEQRFGGIGRLYTPEGLARLRQTHVCVIGIGGVGSWVVEALARSGVGQITMIDMDDICVTNINRQLPALSGNIGKLKTEVMAERVKLINPECAVNIIDDFISPDNQAEYLNRGYDYVIDAIDNVKIKAAMIAYCKRNKIKIITIGGAGGQTDPSKIQIADLSKTIQDPLLAKVRSVLRKDFNFSQNPQRKFAVDAVFSSQPLIFPKMGEGCEVSATMNCANGFGAATMITATFGFFAVSRVIDKLLK is encoded by the coding sequence ATGGCTCGTGTCGATAACTACGAACAACGTTTTGGCGGCATTGGTCGCCTTTATACCCCAGAAGGCTTGGCGCGTTTGCGTCAGACTCATGTGTGCGTTATTGGTATTGGCGGCGTAGGTTCGTGGGTAGTGGAAGCGCTTGCGCGAAGTGGCGTAGGGCAGATCACCATGATTGATATGGATGATATTTGTGTCACCAATATTAATCGTCAGCTTCCTGCATTAAGCGGCAATATTGGCAAGCTTAAAACGGAAGTAATGGCAGAGCGCGTTAAGCTGATTAACCCAGAATGTGCGGTGAATATTATCGATGATTTCATTTCACCGGATAATCAAGCAGAGTATTTAAATCGCGGTTATGATTATGTCATTGATGCCATTGATAATGTGAAAATCAAAGCGGCGATGATTGCCTATTGCAAACGTAATAAAATCAAGATTATCACTATTGGTGGCGCAGGTGGTCAGACAGATCCATCCAAAATCCAAATTGCTGATTTAAGCAAAACGATCCAAGATCCATTATTGGCGAAAGTGCGGTCAGTTTTACGTAAGGATTTTAATTTTAGCCAAAATCCACAACGTAAGTTCGCAGTTGATGCTGTGTTTTCCAGTCAGCCTCTGATTTTCCCTAAAATGGGCGAGGGCTGTGAAGTATCAGCCACCATGAATTGTGCAAATGGCTTTGGTGCAGCAACCATGATAACTGCAACTTTTGGATTTTTTGCCGTTTCCAGGGTAATAGACAAGTTATTAAAATAA
- the znuA gene encoding zinc ABC transporter substrate-binding protein ZnuA produces MKQVLKMSAISTALLTLPMMANADVLASVKPLGFITSSIANGVTDTQILVPAGASPHDYSLKLSDVQKVKSADLVVWVGEDIDAFLAKPISQIDSKKIINISEIPEIKPLLSKVHHEHYHEGDEDEHGHDHKHGHDHKHEHGHDHEHHHHDVDENGLSVNWHLWYSPAISQIVAQKVADKLTEQYPDKKELIAKNLADFNRTLTEQSDKIKAQLAPLKDKGFFVFHDAYSYFNDAYGLNQTGYFTINPLVAPGAKTIAHIKEEIEEHRVNCLFAEPQFTPKVIDTLAQSTKVNVGRLDPIGDNVQLGPNSYANFLQATADSYAQCLSK; encoded by the coding sequence ATGAAACAAGTATTAAAAATGAGTGCAATTTCTACCGCACTTTTAACGCTTCCAATGATGGCAAATGCAGATGTATTGGCATCCGTGAAACCCCTCGGTTTTATTACATCGTCTATTGCTAATGGTGTAACAGATACGCAAATTTTAGTGCCAGCAGGTGCTTCTCCACATGATTACAGCTTAAAGCTTTCAGATGTGCAAAAAGTGAAATCGGCGGATTTAGTGGTTTGGGTTGGTGAAGATATTGATGCTTTCTTAGCAAAACCAATTAGCCAAATTGATAGCAAAAAAATCATCAATATTTCTGAGATTCCAGAAATTAAACCGCTTTTAAGCAAGGTCCATCATGAACATTATCATGAAGGCGATGAAGATGAGCACGGGCATGATCATAAGCATGGACACGATCATAAGCACGAGCATGGCCATGACCATGAGCATCACCACCACGATGTAGATGAAAATGGGTTAAGCGTGAACTGGCACTTATGGTATTCACCAGCCATCAGCCAAATTGTGGCACAAAAAGTGGCGGATAAATTAACGGAACAATATCCGGATAAAAAAGAGCTCATCGCGAAAAACTTAGCCGATTTTAACCGCACTTTGACCGAGCAAAGCGATAAGATCAAAGCGCAATTAGCCCCACTCAAAGATAAAGGCTTCTTTGTATTCCATGATGCTTATAGCTATTTCAACGATGCTTATGGTTTAAATCAAACCGGTTATTTCACCATTAATCCATTAGTGGCACCTGGTGCAAAAACCATTGCTCACATCAAAGAAGAAATTGAAGAACATCGTGTAAATTGTCTTTTTGCGGAGCCTCAATTCACACCAAAAGTGATTGATACGCTTGCGCAAAGTACAAAAGTTAATGTTGGTCGTTTAGATCCTATTGGTGATAACGTACAGCTTGGTCCAAATTCCTATGCGAATTTCCTTCAAGCCACCGCTGATAGCTATGCTCAATGTTTAAGTAAATAA